One Glycine max cultivar Williams 82 chromosome 8, Glycine_max_v4.0, whole genome shotgun sequence genomic window, CCGAACAGAATCTCTGTATCGTGGAGGCAGACCTAAAACCACAAACATTTTCCAATGAAACGAATTTAATTAGCATCAATCAGATATACAAGTATACAGGGGTCCTCACCTAACAGCTATCAGTATAATTAAACTTTATCATAAAAATGATTCATCATAACATTTTTATGTACGAAgttagaaaaaagagaaaaagggacAGGATAAAATTCTTCGCACAAGATAATTGATACTGAAGGTTAATGATAATTTAACAGTTCAAGGATTCTGTTCCAGTGTATGACTACAGCAATTAAAAAACCTGAAGTCTATAGTATCTTAgatgataataataagaatataaCAATTGCATAATTGAGTCTCAACTAGGAAATTAAGGAACATACCAAAGAGTTGTCTCTTGAGATTCTCAGCCATGGTATCATTGTTGCAAACAAAGATGTAGCCTCCAATGGTTTCATTCCTAGGAAGAGACTCTGCTGGGGGCAGCGTTTTGAATCTCTTGTCGCCAGCAGCCTTGGAATCCTTGCTGTTATCATCGTTATTGGTGTTGCCCCCAtgctttttgttgatgttgttgtttttcttgGAAGGTTTGGATGGGTGAAAAAGCTCATCTTCATCCTTGAACTTGTGTCCCTTAGGATTGATATTCAGGTTAATATTGTTGTTAAGATTGGCAAAACCAGGCTTGGAGTAAATTCCTTTGTTGAAGCCTCCATTGAGACCAACTCCACCAACACCCaaaatgttattgttgttgtaagGCACGGCAAGAAGAGATCCATTCATGTTTTCATTGTAATCACAAGCTGGCTCCTTTGACTTGAAAGAGTTGATCTCACCCCCAACTTTGATGTCAAAATTAATCCTTTCATCACGCCTCTTGGAGATGTAACTGTTGCTCCAAATCGAATCGTTTAGAGAAAGGTTCGCCAAATTAGATGCCTGTAACCTCAGCTGGTCACTGAATTGCCAAAACGACTGATTATTATTCTCCATGATATGCCAATAAAAATACGAACTTCGAAGCTACTTTGAGTATGCGTAATAAATGTTGTATTGCCTAacaaagaacaagaagaagaatgaattggATTCAGAGCAGGTGCTGCTTGGAATGAGAAAATTTGATAAGGAATCACTAGTGTTGGATTATATAAGACATTAAAAATGAGATGAGATGAAACTTCGTGGAAAGTTACTTACGGGTTGCGTGTGTAATTGTCAAATGTGAGAGGAAATTTTGTTTTCGGTGgtgttgtcattttttttttccattaaatttaaattaggtGGTGTGCTCTGCTCCTAGGTGAGTGATGAGTGATGATGATGCCAAAACGCGTACACGTGACAAGGTGAAGTGGAAGGTGGAAGGTGGCAGTTGGGTTTGATTTTGTATACTATCCTACTTTCCAGAAGCTGATAGAGTCGTCTTTACTTTTGTTTGAGTTCACACCAAGAATTGTTGTTTTACTACTCTGTAAGAAAAAGTATAAAAGACCAAGCTATGTTAGATTAAtcaaattacattatttatgtTAGAAGCAATTGAGGAGATGAATAATAGTAATTCGAACTTTtgaaagagaaatgaaaaaaatgttgttcTTGGAGAGAAATAAAAACTGATAAGAATATAATGtattattgaaaattttctCTTAAAGTGTTACAATACAATTCCTTTCATACAAATCAAGACATAAATGATGCTCCCTTATAACTATCACTCTCCACATTTAATTATCTGTCATAACAGATTTTCAACTATTAACATCTAAGACCAAATGATACAAAactatttaattgaattttcatATCTCAACAATagtaatttgataattaaaaatatcgcTTCCATTAAGTTATGAATTAAGTTACAAAGAATGATGTTAAAAATATGCATTTGCTTTTTGTTTTGTCGTCTTCTTTATTTGAACTTCCTTAGCTGCTAAGACATGGAATGGAAGTGTAGTCTAGAAAGCACTGTGGAGCCTGTGAGTGTATATTACACTGTGCATGATTTTGTGGTCCGTGACAAACGGGCACGTCGGTGTTTATGCCATGTTCAATGAATCTTTATTGACACCTGTGTCTGTGTTTGGTGGTGCCCCCTTTCTAATTACcccttctttcttttgttttttttttctttttttaaggttCTAATTACCATTTCAGCCTCCTCCTCCATTCCTCTTTCCCATTATaaatctcaaatataaaaaatgtctttAAGATATTAATcagacaaataaaaatatttttttataaaaatatcattaaaatttattttcatgatttttaatacaattttattatatttttttatacaattttttaaaaaaaatttaatcaatatttctAGGTGCTAATTAGCAAAACTcttcttaacttttttaaagAAATCACACGTAATTAATATTCGGATATTCTATTTTGAATCATGTTAATGAATATCTGagtattgtttaaaatttttaagagCCTTTTTTTTACAACTCATAAATTTTCTTAAGAGCTAAATATAATATTTGCTTCGTTTTTTATATagcttttatttaatatatttactttCAAATTGTTAACAACCCTCATAAAATGTTAATCAACATTTATCCTTCCTTCACCTTTCCCATTTACATACTAAGTATGTATAAAGATTAAAGATGaagttaatttcatttttcttttgcccTTCACATGTTTGGTCTGTTCAGAGATATTTTTGTTAGCTGATAATTGAAGGTTATTCTATGTCGAAGTATAAAAGATTATTAGAGTGGAGTACACTATCAAAAATGGAATTTAAGCCCGTACCGACATGTTTAAGAGATTTAGTTAGTATCAAATGTGTCCAGTTTTGTTGGATCTTTTGCCCTTTATATATATCTGCATGCTTGCGATAGATATAacttttatataactttttttattaaataaatgtttaagaaAAAAGGTAATATTGATTAAGAGATTAatgaatatttgttaaaaaaaatcaagtattgACTATATTGAGAATATTAAGGTTGACTATAttcgataaaattaattaattgaaaagttagtttattaaattataaatatagtaaataaaaaataattaaattataaattatttataatggatatgtaaaaaatttgataaatagattaaggataaaaagttaaagttagtgtttaaaaaaatattatttcaaacgTTATAAACtacttaaaaattaagtttgttTATCAAATAAGTTAGTGaactttttaactaataaaaaattaaaaattaacttaaatatttcatcaaacataaatatatatatatatatatatatatatatatatatatatatatatatattctcagaAAAACTAGCTAAAAACTAGTAACTAAAAGTTTTTAAGCTAACTTATTAAGGTCAGTTTGTTTaacataaaataacttttttttaaatatttttttttaaaatatttacttaaaaagaaaataagatttgCTTATCAAAATAAACCGAAAACTACTTTATTTTTAGCGGTTTAAACTAACacactaaaaaaaagttatttattttattgaagtaggtgtttttaacaaataagtttaagTAAAGTGACCTTAAATcataagtgtttgataaaactAGTTATTGAAGTAACcggaaaatataaaatgacattaaTGACATATCTAGAAaggtaataagaaaattaaataaatattttaagaatagaaaaaatataaaaaaaactaggaattgacattttaaaaaatattacttcaagctgtgtttaaaaagtattaaaaattactaataaaacattagaaattactttaaaaaaattgtttatccaacaatttttttcggttattaaaaaattacaaactaaCTAAAAGACTTTTCAaatatagttaaataaaatatacatatatccTTCTAAAATATCTTTCCATTAATCATTCTAATAGTTAATTCTAGgtagaaaattaaatacatttgatgtttttaaaatgaaaaaaaaatatttatttaaaaggttGGAGGATTAGTAATTTAGtatgaagaaaatattaaaaatattctattatatattgtattttGAATAGAAAATTGAAAGCTTAGCTTAAAATTGAAAGTTGTTTTTAAGTtactttattataaatatttgataaaattatctgtttaaataattaaaaaataaaaaacgataaaaatagacatatattatataatgtattaatataaatttcagttttattttatggatacaaatatattttgaggTGATaaatttttggataaaatatgtttggaaTCCTTAtgaagtttaaaaatattaattttttcctcataaaaaaatttgtattaatttgactcccataaaattaaaacatttttttgttggccCTAGTGATAACTCTGTTAGACGATTCCATGATATGACTAACAAACCTAAAGGATTGTATTgaattaggattttaaaataatattttgacataaaattttttgtgaattttaaaatattttgtaaaaatataatgattttaaagattttttaagaCTTTTATGATTAGGATTTTgtacttaaaattttaatggatttacaaattatgaatttataagATTCTAAAGGatattatgaaattttaatattttaaaagactccatgaattcaaaaataaaaccaaaattattgataaatattcataaattttcTTCACCTAACACTTTAAATCAAATTCATCTTATACATATAATCTTAAAACTGTTAGATAACAAATCAATTTTCTC contains:
- the LOC100796450 gene encoding DCD (development and cell death) domain-containing protein, which translates into the protein MENNNQSFWQFSDQLRLQASNLANLSLNDSIWSNSYISKRRDERINFDIKVGGEINSFKSKEPACDYNENMNGSLLAVPYNNNNILGVGGVGLNGGFNKGIYSKPGFANLNNNINLNINPKGHKFKDEDELFHPSKPSKKNNNINKKHGGNTNNDDNSKDSKAAGDKRFKTLPPAESLPRNETIGGYIFVCNNDTMAENLKRQLFGLPPRYRDSVRAITPGLPLFLYNYSTHQLHGIFEAASFGGSNIDPSAWEDKKCPGESRFPAQVRVITRKTCEPLEEDSFRPILHHYDGPKFRLELNVPEALSLLDIFAEQDTFSDTFKALPA